Below is a window of Cryobacterium sp. PAMC25264 DNA.
TCCCTGCTCAAGTCGCGGCTGAACGACCTGTTCCTCGACCTGCACGTGGACCTGCACTACGAGGTGGCCTTCAAACGCCAGGCCGTGGGGGAGGGCGGCGACAGGTTCCCGACTCTGCTGCACGACGTGGCGTACACCCGCGAGGAGACCATCCTGCTGGTGCTGCTGCGCCAGCGTTTCCGCAGCGAACGTGCCAGCGGCGTCGATATCGTCATCGTCGACCGGGAGAACCTGGTCGACAACGTGGCGCACTTCCGGCCCGAGCACGCCACGGACCGGTTCGGCGACACCCGCCGGGCCGCCGCTGCCGTGGACAGCCTGGCCAAGGCCCGGGTGCTGCTGAAGACCAGCGACCCCGACCGCTTCCGCATCTCGGCCGTGATCGAGGTGCTTCTGCCCATCGAACGGCTCGGCGAACTGTGGGAATGGTTGGTCGAACAGAACGGCCGGGAACTGCCCGCCGCCGGCACGGCTCACGCCGACGAGCTCGAAACGGACACCATCCAGGCCTTCGAGCCCGCCGCATCCGCTTCCTCCGCTGCATCCGGCGAACCTGCCGAACCCACCGAATCCGCCGCTGCCGACCCCGACCTGGAGGCCGTCTCATGACCGATTCCCCGCTCTTCCACATGGACGGCGCCACCGAGGGAACCACCCAGTGGCGCGCCGAGTCCTTCCAGATGGTCAACTGGGGTGGCTTCCAGGGCCACCACACCATCGACTTCGCCGCATCGGCCACCCTGGTGTCCGGCGCCTCCGGAACCGGAAAGTCCAGCTTGCTCGACGCCTACCTGGCCTTGATGATGCCTTCGGACACCCCCTTCAACGGCGCCTCCAACGACGCCGGTTCCGGCCGGGCCCGCAGCGTCGACCAGCGCAACCTGATGACGTACCTGCGCGGCAAGACCGACTCAACGCGGGAGGCCGACACCGGCCAAATGCACGACCAGGTTCTCCGCGGCGCCGACGAAGCCACCTGGGGCGCCGTGGCGATGACCTTCATCGACGACAACAAGCGCCGCTTCACCGTGCTGCGGGCCTACTTCGTGCCGCGCGGCGCCACGAAGTTCGCCGACGTCACCATGAAGATGGCCACCCGCGATGGCCGGCTCGACCTGCGCGACCTCGCCGACGTCACCGAGGCCCGCTTCGACAAGCGCGCCCTGAAGAACCGGTTCAGCGACCTCGACGTGTTCGACACCTACGCCGCGTTCTCGCAGACCCTCTATACCCGGCTCGGCATCGGCGCGAACGGCGAGGGTGGCAAGGCCCTGCGCCTGCTCGCCCGCATCCAGGCCGGCCAGCAAGTGAAGACCGTCGACGGCCTCTACAAGTCGATGGTGCTCGAAGAGCCCGCCACCTACGCCGCGGCGGACAAGGCCGTCGACCACTTCGAAGACCTGGAGCGTTCCTACGGCGCCATGGTCACCGAGGCGCAGAAAGCCAAGGTGCTCGAGCGCCTGCCCGAGCTGCACCGGGACTATGAGTCCGCCACCGAGAAGGCCGACCTGATCGACCGGTTCGGGGTCCACCGTGAGGGCGACACCCCGTTCGTGCTCTGGCAGCTGCTCACCGAGCACGGCCTGCTCGACGCCGCCGCCGACACCAACCGCGCCCGCCGGCGCGAGAACCAGGCTGCCTTCAGCGCCGCCCGGGACGCCGAAACCGAGCTGAAGGGCCGGGTTGCCGACCTGCAACACCAGCAGCGCGACAACGGCGGCGACGTCCTCGCCGGCCTGCAGAACGAACTCGACGTGCTCACTGCCCGTCGCGACGACGTGGCCGCTGAACGGGCCCGGTTCGACGACCGGATCAGCCTGGTCGACACGACCATCGATTCGGCCGACGATTTCGTCGCCGCCCAGCTGCGCGCCGAGGAGTTCGTGGCCGGCTTCGGCGCGACCGAGCAGGAACTCGACCTCGAGAGGGTGGGCCTGCAGCGCACCGCGTACCCGATCGAAGAGAAGATCCGCACCCTCAAGCAGGAGCACGGCTTTCTCACCGGCCGCGCCAGCCTGGTGCCGCAGCACCTGCACAACGCCCGCCTGATGATCGCCGAGGCCGCGGGCATCCCGGCAGACGAACTGCCGTTCGTGGCCGAGCTCATCGACATCGCGCCCGGGGAAGACGCCTGGCGCCAGGCCGCCGAGGTCACCCTCTCATCGGTCGTGCGGGTGCTGCTCGTCGACGAGACCCGACTGCGCGCGCTCGGTGAGGCCATCGACCCGCTGCACATCCCGGTGCGCATCCACTTCGAGGGCGTCGCCCTGCACCCGCACCAGGAGGTGCGACCCGACCCCCGGTACGTCTCCGGCAAACTCGTCTTCAAGGACTCGCCGTTCAGCCGCTGGGTGCAGGACCGCGTGCAGGCTCCCGCCATCGACGCGCTCTGCGTGGCCGGACCGGCCGAGCTGGCCGGGGACGGTTCCCGGGTCACCCAGAGCGGGCAGATCCGCAATGGCAAGCGCGGCGCGCACGGCTGGAACAAGGACCAGCGCTCCATCATCGGCTTCTCCAGCGGGGTGCGCCTGTCCGAGATCACCGACGAACTGGCCGCGCTCAAGGAGCGCGCCGACGACCTGGCCCAGCAGGCCTCCGGCATGGCGGGCCGCATCATGGCGCTCCGCCGGTTGAAGGATGCCCATCAGCACCTGATCGACACCGCCTGGGCGGCCATCGACGTGGCCGGGGCCCAGGCCCGGATCGGTGCCAAGGAAGCCGAGCGAGAACGCCTGCTCGCCGGCAGCGACGTCTTGCGCGGGCTGCAGGATGAGGAGGCGCGCCTGTCGAGCGAGCTTGAGGACACCCAGAAGCGCAAGCACCAGACCGAGCGGGCAGCCGCCGAACTGGGTGACGAGCACGCCGCGATCGTGGACCGCCAGGACCTCGTCAACGTGCGGCTCGAGCGCATCCAGGCCGACGAGACCGTCACCCTGACCGATGAGCACTCCGCCCACCTGGACGCGCAGTTCGCGTTCGGCGTCGACAGCGCCGATCTCGCCAGCTTCGCCGGCGGGGTGAAGCGCTTACGCGAGCGTCTCACCGAGCAGTCGAGCCAGGACCGCGAGACCGCCCGCAACGCCAGGGACACCCTGATCGGGATCTTCGAAACCTTCCAGAGCCGGTGGCCCGACCCGAACATCGGCGTGGGGATGGAGTCGTACTCCAGCTACAACGACATCCTCGACGCCGTGTACACACTGGGCCTCTACGAGCGCCGGCAAGAGTGGAAGCGTCGCCTCTCCGCGTGGAGCGGCCAGGACCTGGTGCCGCTCGTCGGTGCGTTCACCACGTCGATCGAGGAGATCGAGGACCGCCTGCGGCCCATCAACGAGATCCTCACGACCCTGCCGTTCGGCGCCGGTCGGGACCGGCTGCAGATCTCACTGCGCCGTCTGCACCGCGACGACGCCACGGCGTTCCGCAAGGAACTCAAGCTGCTCTCGTCCGGGTCGACCGAGGAATTCACCGACGAACAGACCGAGAGCCGGTTCACCCGGCTGCAGGCGTTCATGAACCTGATCCGCCGGCCAGACGACCTCGACGGCGCAGGTGCGGGGCGCGCGGGGGCCGTGCGGCCATGAAGGGCGAGTCCGACCGTGACCTGCTGTTGGACGTGCGCCGGCACGTGGAGATCACCGCGGTGCGCACCACGCCGGACGGCGTCGAGGTGAGCACGTACTCCTCCCTCGGCGGCAAGAGCGGTGGCGAATCGCAGGAACTCGTGGCCTTCGTGGTCGGAGCAGCCCTGCGGTTCCAGCTCGGCGACGAGAGCCGCACCCGGCCGAGGTTCGCGCCCGTGTTCCTCGACGAGGGGTTCGTGAAGTCCGACTCCGAGTTCGCCGGCCGGGCCGTCGCAGCGTGGAAGGGCCTCGGGTTCCAGCTGATCGTGGGCTCTCCGCTGGATAAGGTCACCGCGCTCGAGCCGTACATGGACCTGGTGCTCTCCATGACCAAGAACAGCGCCACCGGCTTCTCCTACATCACCCCGCTGATGTCGCCCGAGTCGATGTCGCCCGAGCCGGCCGAGGCCCAGGCGCAGTCGCGGGAGGCGGAACCGGCGCTCGGCTGAGGCGCCGCTCTGGTCGGGCGGGGGAATCCGGCTTACGCTGGCCCGATGGTGTCCGTGCACGATCTGCGACTGCCCGATGGGCATGTGATCAGGGTGCACGACACCATCGATAGCCCCGGCCGCGACGGGGCCCGGCCCCGCCTCACGGTGCTGTGGCTGCACGGTTCGCCGCAGACCGGAGCGCTGCTCGCTCCGCTGCTGACGGCTGCCGCCCCGCGGGACATCCGCCTGGTCTCATACGGCCGGCCCAGCTACGGCGGGTCGACGCCCAGGCCCGGCCGCTCGGTCGCCTCCGCGGCGACGGATGTGGCGGCCATCGCCGACGCCCTCGGCCTCGACCGGTTCGCGGTGATGGGAGCCTCGGGCGGCGGCCCGCACGCCCTGGCCTGCGCGGCACTGCTGCCCGACCGCGTGATCGCCGCCGCCTGCCTGGCCTCCCTCGCGCCCCTCGACACCGAGGACCTGGACTTCTTCGCCGGGATGGCGTCTGACGGCGCTCTGCGGTCGGCGCTGGCCGGTCGCGCCTCCCGAGAGCACTATGAAGCCACGGCGAAGTTCGACCCGGCCAGCTTCGTGGAACGTGACTACGCCACGCTGGCCGGGGCCTGGGCCTCATTGGGCCACGATGTGGGGGAGGCGTCGGCGGCGGGCCCGGATGGCGTCATCGACGACGACCTGGCGTTCGTGAGGCCGTGGGGATTCGATCCGGCCGCTGTGGCGGTGCCCGTGCTGATCGTGCAGGGCGGCCGTGACCGGGTGGTTCCGCCCGCCCACGGAGCGTGGCTGGCCCGCACCTGCACCCAGGCCGAATTCTGGGAGTACCCGGACGACGGCCACATCTCGATCCTCGACGAGTGCCCTGCCGTTCTGGACTGGCTGCTGGGCCACTCCTGACCTCCTGGGTGCCAAGATGGGACCACTATGGAGATGCGACTGGAATTGGTGCCGTTGCCGGCGAGTGACGTTGACCGCAGCCTGGCGTTCTACGTCGACCAGGTGGGGTTCCACCTCGATCACGATGTGTCACCCGGCAACGGGATGCGCGTGGTGCAGCTGACACCGCCGGGGTCGGCTTGCTCCATCGTGATCGGGGTGGGCATCAGTGCCCCGGATGCCGCTCCGGTGCTGAACCTGCACCTGGTCGTCAACGATGTCGACGCCGTTCGTGCCACGCTGCGTCGAAACGGCGTGGACGTGTCGGACGTCAGCGACCTCGGCGGCATCCGCTACGCCTACTTCAGCGACCCGCACGGCAACAGTTGGGCGTTGCAGCAGATCTCGGCCAGGACGTAGACGACTCTCGGCGTGGCGGTTCCGGTCACGCGGGTGTTCAATCGACACCGGCGGCACGGCCGTGCCGCCCATCCGCCCCGCACCGCCAGCATCCGAAAGGACGCCCATGAGAGCCCTTGTGCAGGATCGGTACGGCTCGTCCGACGTTCTCCGCTTGGACCGGATCGATCGGCCGACGCCCGGCGACGACGACGTGCTCATCGAGGTGCGGGCCGCCAGCGTCAACATCGGCGACTGGCATCTGATGACGGGTCTGCCCGAGATGGTGCGCCTGGCCACGGGATTTCGGAGGCCCAGGCGACGCGTCCGGGGCACAGATGTCGCCGGAACTGTCGCGGCAGTCGGGGTCAACGTCACCCGGTTCCAGCCCGGTGACGAGGTCTTCGGGGTGTGCGACGGGTCTCTGGCCGAATACGCCGTGGCCCGTGAGGGCACACTGGCACACCGGCCGGCCGGGGTGACCGTCGAGCAGGCGGCCGCGGTGCCGGTCTCCGCTGTCACGGCGCTGCAGGGTCTGGCGTCGGTTCGTGACGCCGGCCCGGGGGTGCGGGTACTGGTGATCGGCGCATCCGGGGCTGTCGGCGGCTACGCTGTGCAGCTCGCGCACGCCTGGTCCGCCCAGGTGACGGGCGTCTGCAGCGCCGCCAAGGCCGATTTTGTGCGCTCGTTGGGGGCGGATGTGGTCGTGGACTACGCTCGCATGGACATCACCAGATCTGGCGAGCGGTACGACCTCGTGCTCGACACCGGGGGCAACCGGTCGGTCATCGCCCTGCGTCGTTTGCTCGCGCCGAGCGGCACACTCGTCATCGTGGGAGGTGAGGGCGGCGGCCGGCTGACCGGTGGCTTCGAACGCTCCCTCCGGGCCTTGCTGCTCTCGCCGTTTGTTTCCCAGAAACTCACCGGCCTCGCCGCGACGGTGCGGCACCGCGACCTGCACACCCTGGCGGGTCTCATCGAGAGCAGGGCGGTCACCCCGGTCATCGACACCGTCTATCCGCTCGCGGACGCCGCCACAGCCCTGGCCAGGCTCACGGACGGCAGTGTGCGAGGCAAGTTGGTGGTGACGCCCTAGCCTGTCGAGGAGGCGAGCCGAGCCGCCCGGCGCAGGCCGTCGCTGGGATCCTGAGCCCAGCGGTCGAGCACCACGTCGGCCCGCCCACGCGTCGGCTCGGTGAGCGCGGTCACCAGGGGGCGCACGACATCGATCGCCAGCGGATCCACCAGGGCGCTCAGCTGAGCCTGTCGCAGGAACCCCTCGATGCGGGTGAGGTCGGAGGCGCGCAGCATCCGCACATGGGTTTGCAGGAGCACGACGGCCGCGAGGCGTCGCTCGAACACAGGCAGGGCCCAGAGCTCGCTGCTCAGGGCCGTGATGTCGTCGTGGTCGAGAGCGGGGTAGCGCCGGCCGGCGTCGCGCACCGTGCCGCGGACCGCGCCGACGGATGCGCCGTAGAAGGCCAGAGTCCCGCCCAAGCGGGACCGGTCGGCCTCCGCGCGTTCCCAGGAGCTCTCGCGTTGCAGAGTGGCGTCCACGAACTCGCCCGCTGCACTCATGGTTCTATTCTCCCTGGCCGTTCGCCCGGACTGTCGCGCAGCGCGGTGATCTGGAAGGCTGGAGCGCATGACCGAAGACGCTGACGCCGGAGACCTGCGCCGTTATCTCCAGGAGGCCAGGGAGGCCCTGGTCTTCAAGCTCGACGGGCTCAGCCCCTACGACATGCGCCGGCCCCTGGTGCCGACCGGCACCAACCTGCTGGGCCTGGTGAAGCACATGGCCGGCGTGGAGGCCGGGTACCTCGGCTCGACCTTCGGCCGGCCGTTCCCCGAGCCGATGCCGTGGATGGAGGACGGCGCCGAGGACAACGCCGACATGTGGGCCACCCTCGACGAAACGCGGGACGGCCTGGTGGATCTGTACCGGCGGGTGTGGGCGCACTCCGACGCCACCATCGCCGACGTGCCGCTGAACGGAACCGGCCGGGTGGCGTGGTGGCCGGCCGAGCGCAACACGGTGACGCTGCATCGCATCCTGGTGCATCTGATCAGCGAGACTCACCGGCACGCCGGTCATGCCGACATCGTGCGTGAGCTGATCGACGGGGCGGCCGGGCTGCGGTCCCTCAATGACAACCTGCCGTCGGGCAGCCCGGCGTGGTGGGCGGATTATCGGGCCGGTCTGGAGCAGACCGCCCGTCAGGCTTGACGCCCCGGCTGTGACCTGCGTCGCCCGCGGCCTAAAGTGGACTGCGCCCCGAAACGTCGCCCCTCAACGCACACGCCCGGACTCTCCCCAGGGAACACTCCGGTAGACCGCACCGCCAGCCCGCACCGCCAGCCCACACCGAAGGACGAAAGCACCGTGTCGAGAATCCCTGCCCGCTGGGCCCGCTCCGGCGCTGCTGCCGCCCTCGCCCTGCTCACCGTCACCGGTCTCGCCGCCTGCACCGGGCAGCCGATCGCGTCCGCGGGGGCGGCCGGTACCGCCGCCGGCGCATCCGACCGCACCTATGCCCTCGTCGTGCACTCCGTCCCGGGCGACGCGTTCTGGGATGTCGTGAAGTCCGGCGCCGAGGCAGCCGGCTCGCTCTACGGGGCCACGATCACCTATCAGGGCGACCCCGATGTGCAGAAGCAGAGCCAACTGATCGAAACGGCCATCGCTGCCCAGGTCGACGGCATCATCGTGTCGATGGCCAACCCGGACGGCCTGCGGGGCGCCCTCGCGGACGCCGCCGCAGCCGACATCCCGGTGATCACCATCAACTCCGGCGCCGAGGAGTCCGCGTCGGTCGGCGCTCTCACCCACGTCGGGCAGAGCGAATACCTGGCCGGGCAGGGGGCGGGCACCAAACTCACCGAGGCCGGCGCCGGCAAGGTCATCTGCGTCATCCACGAGGCCGGCAACGCCGGACTCGAGGACCGGTGCCGCGGAGCCGCGGATACCCTCGACGGCAGCATGAGCAACCTCCAGGTCGACATCGCCAACGTGGCGGATGCCCAGAACACCATCAAGAGCGCCCTGCTGGCCGATCCCAGCATCGACGGTGTGCTCACCCTCAACTCCGCGGTGGGAGTCGCCGCGGCGCAGGCCGTGTCCGAGGCCGGCAGCGACGCCCAGATCGGCACGTTCGATGTCTCCGCCGATGTCACCGGGCTGATCAGCGACGGCAGCATCCTCTTCGCCGTCGATCAGCAGCCCTACCTGCAGGGGTACCTGCCGGTGAGCTTCTTCGAACTGTTCTACACGAACGGCAACGTGGTCGGCGGCAACCTGCCGGTCTACTCCGGGCCGGGCTTCGTGACCCAGGAGAACGCCGACCAGGTGGCCGAGTTCGCCGGCAACGGCACGCGATGACGCAGCTGGCCGCGCCACCCCGCCGGGACGAGAGGGTCGCCGCGACGCACCCCGTGGTGCGCCTGCTGCGCCGCCCCGAGATGGGCGCGCTGGTCGCCGCCGCGGCGATCTTCGGCTACTTCTCCCTGGCCACGACGTCGTTCCTCACCCCGGCCGGCGCTGCTACCTGGCTCTACTCGGCGTCGCTGTTCGGCATCATGGCCGTCGCCGTGGCGATGCTCATGATCGGCGGCGAGTTCGACCTGTCCGCCGGTGCCATGACCGGCACCACAGGACTGCTCGTGGGTGCCTTCACCACCCAGTGGGGGATGAATCTCTGGCTGGCCATGGTGCTCGCCCTGCTGATCGCCCTCGCGGTGGGCGCCTTCAACGGGTTCCTCGTTGTTCGCACCGGCATCCCGAGCTTCATCGTTACGCTCGGCACCTTCTTCATCCTGCAGGGCATCAACCTCGCCGGCACCAAGCTTGTGACCGGCCAGGTCGCCATCCAGGGTATGAGCGCGGTGCCCGGCTTCGACGCCGGCAAGGCGATCTTCGGGTCGACGATCCCGGTGGCCGGGCTGAACCTCAAGGTGTCGGTCTTCTGGTGGCTCGGCCTCACCCTCGTCGCCAGCTGGATCCTGCTCCGCACCCGCTACGGCAACTGGATCTTCGCCATCGGTGGGGCGTTGCAGAGCGCCGTGCAGACCGGCGTTCCCGTGCGGCGCACCCGGATCGGCCTGTTCATGGGCACGGCCGCGGCCGGCTGGCTCGTCGGCATGCTCTCGCTCTTCGACGTGGCGACCGTGCAGGCCACCACGGGCATCGGCCAGGAGTTCGTGTACATCATCTGCGCCGTCGTGGGCGGCTGCCGGCTCACGGGCGGCTACGGGTCCGCCGTCGGTGCGGCGCTGGGCGCGCTCATCTACGGCATGATCCTGCAGGGCATCGTCTTCGCCCAGTGGGACAACAACTGGCTCAAGGCCTTCCTGGGCGGGATGCTTCTGCTCGCCGTGCTGGTCAACCTCTCGGTCCGCCGCCAGGCCGGGGTGCGCGAATGAGCGCCGCGGAGACGGCCATCCTGCAGGTGCGCGGGGTGGGCAAGGTTTACGGCTCGGTCATCGCGCTCAGCGACATCTCCACCTCGGTGGCGGCGGGCGAGGTGCTCTGTGTCCTGGGCGACAACGGCGCAGGCAAGTCGACGCTGCTCAAGATCCTCGCCGGAGTACACCCGCATTCCTCGGGCGAACTTCTCCTCGACGGAACCACTGTGCGCTTTGCCGGCCCGCGGCAGGCCCTCGACGCCGGGATCGCCACCGTCTACCAGGACCTGGCGATCGTGCCTCTAATGCCGGTCTGGCGCAATTTCTTCCTCGGTGCTGAGCTGAGCGCCGGCGTGGGGCCGTTCTCCCGGCTCAGGGTCGCCGAGATGCGGGCGATCACCCTGGAGCAACTGGGCCGGATGGGCATCGACCTGCGTGACGTCGACCAACCCATCGGCACCCTCTCCGGGGGCGAGCGGCAGTCGGTGGCGATCGCCCGAGCCATTCACTTCGGCGCCAGGGTCGTCATCCTCGACGAACCCACCTCCGCGCTCGGCGTCAAGCAGGCCGGGGTCGTGCTGCGCTACGTCGCACGGGCCCGCGACAACGGTCTCGGAGTCGTGTTCGTCACCCACAACCCCCACCACGCCTACCCGGTCGGCGACCGGTTCCTGGTGCTCAACCGCGGCGCGAGCCTGGGCGAATTCGACAAGGCCGGCATCACCATCGAAGAACTCACCCGGTTGATGGCCGGCGGCGCCGAGCTGGATTCACTGGCCCGGGAGATCGAGCGCGGCTGATCCCGGTTCCGGCCGGCGCCCATCCGGTGTCATCCGTTTCGGAGGATTCCACGGCCCGGCTATCGGCCCAGGCGACATAGGTTGCTACCGTCTGGGGCGACAGGCCGGATGACGTGCGTTTGCGGGGCGAGAGAGTTGAACCCGACAGCGCGACTCCGACATCGGAAGGAATCGACGACAGCGGGGCGATGCCCGGGAATTGGAGTGCTACCCATGGCTAGAGGAACAACCCCGGTGCTCGATGCGGCGACCGAGATCAACGCGGTGTCGCTGGCCCGCACCGAGCTCGACCCACGCACCCTGATGATCGCCAGGATCGCCGCCCTCGCGGCGGTCGACGCGCCCGTCGCCTCGTACCTCCTCCACGTGGGACCGGCCGCGGAGGTAGGACTGACGGTCGATGACGTCCAGGATGTTCTCGTCGCCGTGGCTCCCATCGTGGGCACGCCGCGACTGATGTCCTCGGCGCGCAAGATCGCGGAAGCCCTCGACCTGGACATCGAGCTGGGAAGCGAAGACGACACTCAGTAGTCAGTGACCGACAACCGAGTGAGGAGCACCCCGTGACCAAGCCCATCGTGTTCGTGGTGCTGCTGGTGCTTCTCACCGGCTGCACTGCCGGCGGCGATTCCGCGTCGCCGAGCCCGACGGCGACAGGTTCGCCGACTGCCGCGGCCGGGTCCACGGCCTCCCCGCCGACCGCCTCCCCGCCGACCGCGGCCCAGGTGACCTGGGCGGGCACGGTCTGCGGCGACATCACCACGCTCAAGACGGATGTCCAGGGCCTGGCCGCCGCCGCGGCTACCGGTGGGGATTCGGTGGGAACGGCCATCTCGAAGCAGATGGACACAGTCTCGGCATCGGCCACGGACCTGGTCGACACCGTGAAGTCGCCGCCGGAGAATCTGGGCGACGATCCGGAACTGCTCGCCGTGCAGGACTCGATCGACAACGTCGACCAGTCTCTGAAGACCTTGGAGGCGAGCGCCAGCCAGGTGCAGGGCACGACGGGGGCAGCCCTGGTAGACGCGTTGGCCACAGTGGTCGGCGACACCGGAGACGCGCTCAACAGTGTCGCCGGCACCGTGCAGACCGTCACCACGGCCATCAACGACACGTCGAGCACCCTCGGCCAGGCATTCCGGGCGGCCCCGGAGTGCGCCGATCTCACCTCCTAGCCCGGCCGCCGGTCGCGACCCATCCGCTGGTCGCACCCCATTCGTTGGTCGTGACCAATACGTTGATCGAGCTTGTCGAGATCCCGTGAGTCGAACGTGTTGGCGACGACGCTCACCGGGTCTCGACGGGCTCGACCGACGAGGTGGGCGCGAGCGCAGATCCTCTCACGGGGTCTCGACGGGCTCGACCGACGAGGTGGGCGCGAGCGCGGACCGTCTCACTCGACCTCGAGAAGCTCGACCGCCGTCGAGGGGCTCGACCGTCGCGGTCGGCGATTTCGGACGGACTCAGGGGAGTCCCAGCTTCGGATGGGAATGAAAAATGACCCCAGGCGTTGACTTGAGTCGAGGGCGCTCAACTTTCGGGATCCCTCCTCGTTTTGACTTCCAGGAGGTTGTTTTGCCTACATACTTCGGCCCGGCCGGATCCGAGAACGGTTCCTTCGACGAATTCCTGGCCCGCTACCTGCAGGGCCAGCGCTCCGCGCAGT
It encodes the following:
- a CDS encoding ATP-binding cassette domain-containing protein, yielding MSAAETAILQVRGVGKVYGSVIALSDISTSVAAGEVLCVLGDNGAGKSTLLKILAGVHPHSSGELLLDGTTVRFAGPRQALDAGIATVYQDLAIVPLMPVWRNFFLGAELSAGVGPFSRLRVAEMRAITLEQLGRMGIDLRDVDQPIGTLSGGERQSVAIARAIHFGARVVILDEPTSALGVKQAGVVLRYVARARDNGLGVVFVTHNPHHAYPVGDRFLVLNRGASLGEFDKAGITIEELTRLMAGGAELDSLAREIERG
- a CDS encoding carboxymuconolactone decarboxylase family protein translates to MARGTTPVLDAATEINAVSLARTELDPRTLMIARIAALAAVDAPVASYLLHVGPAAEVGLTVDDVQDVLVAVAPIVGTPRLMSSARKIAEALDLDIELGSEDDTQ